From one Trueperella pyogenes genomic stretch:
- a CDS encoding PH domain-containing protein, whose product MGFNEKLLASDEYVVRHMREHVKAIYGNILALIVISVTAGIALAFLPQSVSPWAQWATVATGIILAIFLFFIPWLQWLTSTFTVTSRRIITRTGIINKTGHDIPLSRISSASYERDIVDRMFGCGTLILETSAGNPLILRDVPDVERLHVELIELLGEDEDS is encoded by the coding sequence ATGGGATTCAACGAAAAACTCCTCGCCTCGGACGAATACGTCGTCCGTCACATGCGCGAACATGTCAAAGCGATTTATGGCAACATCCTGGCACTCATTGTCATCTCAGTGACCGCCGGAATCGCGCTCGCTTTTCTCCCACAATCAGTATCCCCCTGGGCACAGTGGGCCACCGTCGCCACCGGAATCATCCTTGCGATCTTCCTCTTCTTCATCCCGTGGCTCCAGTGGCTGACGAGCACCTTCACCGTCACCTCACGACGCATCATCACCCGCACGGGAATCATCAACAAGACCGGCCACGATATCCCGCTCTCGCGCATCTCCAGCGCCTCTTACGAGCGCGACATCGTCGATCGCATGTTCGGTTGCGGCACCCTCATCCTGGAGACGTCGGCCGGGAATCCACTCATCTTGCGCGACGTGCCCGACGTCGAACGCCTCCACGTCGAGCTCATCGAGCTCCTGGGCGAAGATGAGGACTCCTA
- the lepA gene encoding translation elongation factor 4 produces MPVSTAVELAKIQPATTPASQIRNFCIIAHIDHGKSTLADRMLQLTDIVTEREMRAQYLDRMDIERERGITIKSQAVRMPWTVDGQAYALNMIDTPGHVDFAYEVSRSLAACEGAILLVDSAQGIEAQTLANLYMAIENDLTIIPVLNKIDLPAANPDKYAAELAALIGCEPEDCIRVSGKTGEGVDVLLDRIVEEIPAPVGNPDGEARAMIFDSVYDSYRGVVTYVRVVDGELTPRQRVQMMSTHANHELLEIGVISPEPKPSAGLGVGEVGYLITGVKDVRQSRVGDTVTDSRKPASEPLSGYRDPKPMVYSGIYPIDGSDYPALRDALDKLKLNDAALTYEPENSVALGFGFRCGFLGLLHLEIVTERLEREFDLDLIATAPSVIYRVIAEGGAEHVVQNPSEFPEGKIAAIYEPLVNATILTPSDYVGTTMELCQQRRGALQGMDYLSEDRVELRYKLPLAEIVTDFFDQLKSRTKGYASLDYKEEGEQRADLVKVDILLNGERVDAFSAIVHRDNAYHYGVDMTGKLKGLIPRQQFEIPVQAAIGSRIIARETIRALRKDMLAKCYGGDISRKRKLLEKQKEGKKRMKSIGRVDVPQEAFVAALSSDMPESKKK; encoded by the coding sequence GTGCCCGTTTCTACCGCTGTTGAGCTGGCAAAGATCCAGCCTGCGACCACCCCGGCGTCGCAGATCAGGAACTTTTGCATCATCGCCCATATTGATCACGGCAAGTCCACCCTTGCCGACCGCATGTTGCAACTGACGGATATCGTCACGGAGCGCGAGATGCGCGCCCAATACCTCGATCGTATGGACATCGAACGCGAACGCGGCATCACCATCAAGTCGCAGGCGGTGCGCATGCCGTGGACGGTGGACGGGCAGGCCTACGCGTTGAACATGATCGATACGCCCGGACACGTGGACTTCGCCTACGAGGTGTCCCGCTCGCTGGCTGCGTGTGAGGGGGCGATCCTCCTGGTGGACTCTGCCCAGGGCATCGAAGCCCAGACCTTGGCCAACCTCTACATGGCCATCGAGAACGACCTCACTATCATCCCGGTGTTGAACAAGATTGATTTGCCGGCAGCAAACCCGGACAAGTACGCCGCCGAGCTGGCCGCCCTCATCGGCTGCGAACCCGAGGACTGCATCCGCGTCTCGGGTAAGACGGGCGAAGGCGTGGACGTGCTCCTCGATCGCATCGTCGAAGAGATCCCGGCTCCTGTGGGCAACCCAGACGGCGAAGCTCGCGCGATGATCTTTGATTCGGTCTATGACTCCTATCGCGGTGTGGTGACCTATGTGCGCGTGGTCGACGGCGAGCTGACCCCGCGCCAGCGCGTGCAGATGATGTCCACCCACGCCAACCACGAACTGCTGGAGATCGGCGTCATTTCTCCCGAGCCGAAGCCGTCAGCTGGCTTGGGCGTGGGCGAAGTGGGTTACCTCATCACGGGCGTCAAGGACGTGCGCCAGTCGCGAGTGGGGGACACGGTCACCGATTCGCGCAAGCCGGCCAGCGAGCCACTTTCGGGATACCGCGACCCCAAGCCGATGGTCTACTCGGGCATTTACCCCATTGACGGATCTGATTACCCGGCCTTACGTGATGCGTTGGATAAGCTCAAGCTCAACGACGCCGCCCTGACCTACGAGCCGGAGAACTCGGTTGCCCTCGGATTCGGTTTCCGTTGCGGTTTTCTCGGGCTGCTCCACCTTGAGATTGTGACAGAGCGCCTCGAGCGCGAGTTCGACCTCGACCTCATCGCCACTGCTCCGTCGGTTATTTACCGTGTCATAGCGGAGGGCGGGGCTGAGCACGTCGTCCAGAATCCCTCCGAGTTTCCCGAGGGGAAGATTGCCGCCATCTACGAGCCGTTGGTCAATGCCACGATCCTCACCCCGTCTGACTACGTGGGAACCACGATGGAATTGTGCCAGCAGCGCCGAGGCGCGCTGCAGGGGATGGACTACCTGTCCGAAGACCGCGTCGAGTTACGCTACAAGCTGCCGCTAGCCGAGATCGTGACCGACTTCTTCGACCAGCTCAAATCCCGCACCAAGGGCTACGCTTCCCTCGACTACAAGGAAGAAGGCGAGCAACGAGCGGACCTGGTCAAAGTGGACATCTTGCTCAACGGCGAACGGGTGGATGCATTCTCCGCCATCGTTCATCGTGACAATGCCTACCACTACGGCGTGGACATGACCGGCAAACTCAAAGGTCTTATCCCACGCCAGCAGTTCGAAATCCCTGTCCAGGCTGCGATCGGCTCGCGCATCATCGCGCGCGAAACGATCCGCGCCCTGCGCAAGGACATGCTTGCCAAGTGCTACGGCGGTGATATTTCGCGTAAGCGCAAGCTTTTGGAAAAGCAGAAGGAAGGAAAGAAACGGATGAAGTCCATCGGTCGGGTGGACGTGCCGCAAGAGGCTTTCGTCGCAGCCCTTTCCTCGGACATGCCTGAGTCGAAGAAGAAGTAG
- the trmB gene encoding tRNA (guanosine(46)-N7)-methyltransferase TrmB: MNAEEYCLGEKNPNYGRIMSFTRRGSRLGDKYEKVMEDYGPHYVIDYPSGPAQTTLDAAAFVDLTAAFGRSAPLVVEIGPGSGEQTMSAALARPEWNFLAIEAWPPGVARCVNAAVREGVRNVRIMEVDAAQALPILFRRGDVENPRAREVWTFFPDPWRKKRHHKRRIVNDDFAATVALVLENGGVWRLATDWADYAWQMRDVVANCPYFSNPFSEKNVDAADQGQYRGGFANRWPGRVMTRFEARGIEAGRKIYDIEAIRESD; encoded by the coding sequence ATGAACGCTGAAGAGTACTGCCTTGGCGAGAAAAATCCGAACTATGGCCGGATCATGTCCTTCACTCGGCGCGGGTCACGCCTAGGGGATAAGTATGAAAAGGTCATGGAGGACTACGGCCCGCACTACGTCATCGACTACCCGTCGGGGCCCGCACAAACCACTCTTGATGCAGCTGCTTTTGTGGACCTGACGGCCGCCTTTGGCCGATCCGCCCCGCTCGTCGTCGAGATCGGCCCGGGTAGTGGGGAACAGACGATGTCTGCGGCTCTCGCCCGCCCCGAGTGGAACTTTCTTGCGATCGAAGCGTGGCCACCCGGCGTCGCGCGGTGCGTGAATGCCGCTGTGCGTGAGGGCGTGCGAAACGTACGCATCATGGAGGTCGACGCCGCGCAGGCACTTCCGATTCTCTTCCGGCGTGGCGACGTGGAAAATCCACGCGCTAGAGAAGTATGGACTTTCTTCCCGGATCCGTGGCGCAAGAAGCGTCACCACAAGCGGCGCATTGTCAACGACGACTTCGCGGCGACTGTCGCCCTCGTCCTCGAGAACGGTGGCGTGTGGCGACTGGCGACGGACTGGGCTGATTACGCCTGGCAGATGCGCGACGTGGTGGCCAACTGCCCGTACTTTTCCAACCCGTTTTCGGAGAAGAATGTTGACGCCGCCGACCAGGGACAGTACCGCGGTGGCTTCGCCAACCGCTGGCCAGGGCGAGTCATGACGCGTTTCGAGGCGCGCGGTATCGAGGCCGGACGCAAGATTTATGACATCGAGGCGATCCGCGAGAGTGACTGA
- the hemW gene encoding radical SAM family heme chaperone HemW — translation MTSRRSARVTELELAPVEDFSAYVHVPFCSVRCGYCDFNTYTNLDFGDGASADRFADTLIREVELVADTVTATRPLRTVFFGGGTPTMLAARDLAAILAALTDAFGSPTGEVTTEANPETLTARVLEDLAQAGFTRFSFGMQSAREHVLEALDRQHTPGQVREVTRWARELGVDYSLDLIYGAPGESMEDWRASLDAAIELEPGHISAYGLTIEQGTKMGAQLRRGEIAEPDPDLLAAKYELADDVLARAGYIWYEVSNWAKPGKESQHNRAYWTNSNWWGFGPGAHSHIAGQRMWNVKHPVAYAGKLAAGTLPIAGLETLTAVERREEDIMLGIRLREGIPVGKTPTDVVAGLIADELIDAAAALSGRIKLTRRGRLLADTVIRTLWEAEETS, via the coding sequence ATGACATCGAGGCGATCCGCGAGAGTGACTGAGCTGGAATTGGCGCCGGTGGAGGACTTCTCCGCCTACGTTCACGTGCCTTTTTGTTCAGTGCGTTGCGGTTATTGCGACTTCAACACCTATACCAATCTCGACTTTGGGGATGGGGCTAGTGCAGACCGATTCGCTGACACCCTGATCCGCGAGGTCGAGTTGGTGGCCGACACGGTCACCGCGACTCGACCTCTCCGAACGGTTTTCTTCGGCGGCGGTACGCCGACTATGCTCGCCGCCCGCGATCTTGCGGCGATACTTGCCGCTCTGACAGACGCTTTCGGGTCTCCAACGGGGGAGGTCACCACAGAGGCCAACCCGGAAACGCTCACGGCACGCGTGCTCGAGGATCTCGCCCAGGCCGGCTTTACGCGGTTTTCTTTCGGCATGCAATCTGCCCGCGAGCACGTGTTAGAAGCCTTGGATCGCCAGCACACTCCAGGGCAGGTGCGTGAGGTCACCCGGTGGGCTCGTGAGCTCGGCGTCGACTATTCGCTGGATCTGATTTATGGGGCACCTGGGGAGTCGATGGAAGACTGGCGGGCTTCTCTGGATGCGGCGATTGAGCTGGAACCAGGGCATATCTCGGCATACGGCTTGACCATTGAGCAGGGTACGAAGATGGGGGCGCAGCTGCGCCGCGGCGAGATCGCAGAACCGGATCCGGATCTTCTCGCCGCGAAATACGAGCTTGCCGACGACGTGCTCGCGCGCGCGGGCTACATCTGGTACGAGGTGTCGAATTGGGCTAAGCCGGGAAAGGAATCCCAACACAACCGGGCCTACTGGACGAACTCAAACTGGTGGGGTTTCGGGCCGGGAGCGCACAGCCATATTGCCGGGCAAAGGATGTGGAATGTCAAGCACCCCGTCGCCTATGCGGGAAAACTCGCAGCGGGCACGTTGCCGATTGCCGGATTGGAGACGCTGACGGCTGTTGAGCGCCGCGAGGAGGATATTATGCTGGGTATCCGCCTGCGCGAAGGCATTCCGGTTGGCAAAACCCCGACCGACGTCGTTGCCGGGCTGATCGCGGACGAGCTCATTGACGCTGCCGCAGCGCTCTCAGGGCGTATCAAGCTCACGCGCCGTGGCCGCCTGCTCGCCGACACCGTTATTCGAACTCTGTGGGAAGCTGAGGAGACCTCATGA
- a CDS encoding DUF3097 family protein: protein MKYCGDRYGDDVLSTSQVSRFRDVTVEVGMVLEDPSSGFVGEVMKVGKVAGQWQMELEDGRMRRRRFPLGRGFWLEGQPVNLLPALPANIAPRKKITASGSFHVEHEARVAKASRIWVEGKHDAELISKIWGADLAFAGIMIEELFGADNLRQILSAFEPSDARRAGIMLDHLVPGSKEARIAAEISHMEGVLVLGHPYVDIWQAIKPDVVGLKAWPVVPRGEDIKVGTLARMGWPHETPEDIGLGWAKILGAVRDYRDLEPAFLGRMEELIDFVTAVD from the coding sequence ATGAAATACTGCGGCGATCGATATGGCGACGATGTCCTTTCCACTTCTCAAGTCTCACGCTTTCGTGATGTTACAGTCGAAGTCGGTATGGTCCTCGAAGACCCCTCCTCCGGCTTCGTCGGCGAGGTGATGAAAGTCGGCAAGGTGGCCGGCCAGTGGCAAATGGAACTCGAAGACGGGCGCATGCGCCGACGCCGGTTCCCGCTGGGGCGCGGCTTTTGGCTTGAAGGACAGCCTGTTAATCTGCTTCCAGCGTTGCCGGCCAACATCGCCCCACGCAAGAAGATCACCGCCTCCGGTTCGTTCCATGTTGAACACGAAGCGCGTGTGGCCAAAGCCTCACGAATCTGGGTGGAGGGCAAGCACGACGCCGAGCTCATCTCCAAGATCTGGGGAGCCGATCTCGCCTTTGCAGGCATCATGATCGAAGAGCTCTTTGGAGCGGATAACCTTCGCCAAATCCTTTCAGCCTTCGAGCCCTCTGATGCCCGGCGTGCGGGCATCATGCTGGACCACCTTGTGCCTGGTTCCAAAGAGGCCCGAATTGCAGCTGAAATCTCACACATGGAGGGCGTTCTCGTGCTGGGACACCCCTATGTTGACATCTGGCAGGCGATCAAGCCGGACGTGGTCGGCCTGAAGGCCTGGCCCGTCGTCCCGCGCGGGGAGGACATCAAGGTCGGCACGCTTGCGCGGATGGGATGGCCCCACGAGACTCCCGAAGATATCGGCCTGGGTTGGGCCAAGATCCTAGGCGCCGTGCGCGATTACCGCGATCTGGAGCCCGCATTCCTTGGCCGGATGGAAGAACTCATAGATTTCGTCACGGCTGTGGACTAA
- the hrcA gene encoding heat-inducible transcriptional repressor HrcA, translated as MATDRRARVLNAIVQDYVKTCEPVGSRAVVERHHLGVSPATVRNDMAALEEAGLIHQPHTSAGRVPTDAGYRQFVDQISSLKPLSRAERAAIERMLYEAVDLDEVITRAVRLLASLTDQVAMVQYPSLQRTALRHIELVPVSENRVLVVIITNAGRVEQRVVVFTSPLAEDELATVRKVLNDELADLQLPALQAGLARAQARLPEGLRLATRRIVQVLEDALGNEAEERVVVSGTANLTKYNVELKNSVFPILDAIEEQVVLLRILAHKEDGLHVEIGRENSSDALSEASVVSTNYVGADQQTVARLGIIGPTRMDYTANMSSVYAVAKYLSEILATN; from the coding sequence ATGGCTACGGATCGGCGTGCGAGGGTTTTGAATGCCATCGTGCAAGATTATGTAAAAACCTGTGAACCGGTGGGTTCGCGCGCCGTCGTTGAGCGCCACCACCTGGGCGTTTCTCCTGCCACCGTGAGAAACGACATGGCCGCTTTGGAAGAGGCTGGTCTCATTCACCAGCCGCACACCTCGGCCGGTCGCGTACCGACAGACGCCGGTTACCGCCAGTTCGTCGACCAAATCTCCTCGCTCAAGCCACTCTCGCGCGCTGAGCGCGCGGCAATCGAGCGGATGCTATACGAGGCAGTGGATTTGGATGAGGTCATTACGCGGGCCGTGCGCCTCCTTGCCTCGCTGACCGATCAGGTGGCAATGGTGCAATATCCCTCTCTGCAGCGCACAGCTTTGCGGCACATCGAGTTGGTTCCCGTGAGCGAGAACCGGGTGCTCGTAGTCATCATCACAAACGCTGGCCGTGTCGAACAACGCGTCGTCGTCTTCACAAGCCCACTTGCGGAAGATGAGCTGGCCACCGTGCGCAAAGTGCTCAACGATGAACTGGCGGATTTGCAGCTACCCGCCCTTCAGGCGGGACTAGCGCGGGCACAGGCCCGGCTGCCGGAGGGGCTGCGCCTCGCTACCCGCCGCATCGTGCAGGTGCTCGAAGATGCGCTGGGAAATGAAGCTGAGGAACGCGTGGTTGTGTCGGGCACCGCGAACCTCACCAAATACAACGTCGAGTTGAAGAACTCCGTCTTCCCGATCCTGGACGCCATCGAAGAGCAGGTGGTGCTGTTGCGCATCCTTGCCCACAAGGAAGATGGGCTACACGTGGAGATTGGCCGAGAGAACTCGAGTGATGCGCTGAGCGAAGCCTCTGTGGTGTCGACCAACTATGTGGGTGCTGACCAGCAAACTGTGGCAAGACTTGGCATTATTGGACCGACACGCATGGATTACACCGCGAACATGTCCTCAGTTTACGCGGTGGCAAAATATCTATCGGAGATTTTGGCAACGAACTAA
- the dnaJ gene encoding molecular chaperone DnaJ, with product MADYYEILGVSRNATAAEIKKAYRKKSRELHPDNPDGGSTEKYQEVNNAYEVLSNPEKRQMYDLGGEDALRGGGSYNSGFNGFQDIFDTFFGGGNARRGPASRTRRGQDTLLGVNLTLEEVIFGAEKTVNHEAIIECPRCHGHLTEPGTEPVTCTNCDGTGTTQRLTQSMFGQVMSQTVCGRCQGYGTIIVTPCAECSGEGRVRANQPVTVKIPAGVDEGMRIRLQGRGDAGVAGGPAGDLFVQVSIDSDPVFTRSGDDLVCTLEVPMTSAALGAKLTIDTFDGEQSVHIEPGTQAGTTTILPGLGVGRLHRGGRGDLKVQIQVVTPTKLDARQRELLEDFAEARGEETCSLVDSTTSVFGRFWELFSGR from the coding sequence GTGGCAGATTATTACGAGATTCTTGGGGTGAGCCGGAACGCTACGGCGGCGGAAATTAAGAAGGCGTACCGCAAAAAGTCGCGTGAGCTTCATCCTGATAACCCTGACGGCGGTTCCACCGAAAAATATCAGGAGGTCAACAACGCCTACGAGGTCCTCTCCAATCCGGAAAAGAGGCAGATGTATGACCTCGGCGGCGAAGATGCGCTGCGCGGCGGAGGCAGTTACAACAGCGGATTTAACGGCTTCCAAGATATTTTTGACACCTTTTTCGGCGGTGGGAACGCTCGCCGTGGCCCGGCGTCGCGAACCAGGCGTGGCCAGGACACACTGTTGGGAGTCAACCTCACGCTGGAGGAGGTCATCTTTGGCGCCGAAAAGACCGTCAACCACGAGGCCATTATCGAGTGCCCGCGCTGCCACGGCCATTTGACCGAGCCGGGAACCGAGCCGGTCACGTGCACGAACTGCGATGGCACGGGAACCACTCAGCGCCTGACACAGTCGATGTTCGGGCAGGTCATGTCCCAAACTGTGTGCGGCAGGTGCCAAGGATATGGCACGATCATCGTCACCCCGTGTGCAGAGTGCTCGGGGGAGGGACGCGTGCGCGCCAATCAACCAGTCACGGTGAAGATTCCAGCCGGCGTCGACGAGGGGATGCGTATTCGCCTCCAAGGTAGGGGCGACGCCGGAGTAGCCGGCGGCCCTGCAGGTGACCTGTTCGTGCAGGTGAGTATCGATTCGGATCCCGTCTTCACACGCTCGGGCGATGACCTGGTATGCACCCTGGAGGTGCCGATGACCTCGGCTGCACTCGGTGCAAAGCTCACCATTGACACCTTCGACGGCGAACAGAGCGTGCACATCGAGCCCGGCACACAGGCGGGCACGACTACAATCCTGCCAGGCTTGGGGGTTGGTCGACTCCATCGCGGCGGGCGCGGCGACCTCAAAGTACAGATTCAGGTGGTGACCCCCACTAAGCTGGACGCACGCCAGCGCGAGCTCCTGGAAGACTTTGCGGAGGCACGCGGGGAGGAGACCTGCTCGCTGGTGGACTCCACCACCTCGGTATTCGGGCGGTTCTGGGAGCTGTTCAGCGGACGATGA
- a CDS encoding 16S rRNA (uracil(1498)-N(3))-methyltransferase: MTRPVYIDPDLNDAARVTLRGSEGHHAASVRRTRPGEQVDVVNGMGLRVTIDVDTVTKGGISGNRVASLQEEPARQRLTIVQALAKRGHDEQALETCTEYGADAFIPWMSERSIVRWNDPAKADKGRTKLADAVWAAAKQSRRAFLPRVLPVHTTTQLIQAIKDFDGVTLVCHEDASIPITDLLPIEADLMIVVGPEGGISAAEVDAFEQAGARLVLLGEHVMRSATAGAWACAVVRAYNR; this comes from the coding sequence ATGACACGGCCTGTCTATATCGATCCTGACCTCAACGACGCCGCACGAGTCACCTTGCGCGGTAGCGAAGGCCACCATGCCGCTTCCGTGCGCCGGACTAGGCCGGGCGAACAGGTCGACGTCGTTAATGGCATGGGCCTGCGCGTAACCATCGACGTCGACACGGTGACGAAGGGTGGGATTAGCGGCAATCGCGTCGCCTCGCTACAGGAGGAACCTGCCCGCCAGCGTTTGACCATTGTCCAGGCGCTTGCCAAACGCGGCCACGACGAACAAGCGTTGGAAACGTGCACCGAATATGGTGCCGATGCTTTCATCCCGTGGATGAGCGAACGCTCCATCGTGCGGTGGAACGATCCGGCAAAAGCGGACAAGGGCAGAACTAAGCTCGCCGATGCCGTGTGGGCAGCGGCCAAGCAGTCACGCCGCGCTTTCCTCCCACGCGTCCTCCCGGTTCACACCACCACACAGCTGATACAGGCCATTAAGGACTTCGACGGCGTCACACTGGTCTGCCACGAAGATGCCAGCATCCCAATCACCGACCTGTTGCCCATCGAGGCGGATCTGATGATCGTCGTCGGGCCAGAAGGGGGAATCTCGGCAGCGGAAGTCGACGCATTCGAGCAAGCAGGCGCGCGGCTAGTGCTCCTCGGCGAACATGTGATGCGCTCGGCGACAGCTGGGGCCTGGGCGTGCGCCGTCGTCAGGGCATACAACCGGTAG
- a CDS encoding PhoH family protein: MDTTQTVTVPDRIPMINILGHRDEVLRALEKGLEPAVIHVRGHDIRVSGPEADVALATELLSELISVAGAGEHLTVDALERALTILRSGLAKPTDLLNTDILTNRGKTIRPKTLGQKAYVDAIDDNTIVFGIGPAGTGKTYLAMAKAVVALQQKRVSRIILTRPVVEAGESLGYLPGSLNDKIDPYMRPLYDALYDMIDSDAILKLLAAGTIEVAPLAYMRGRTLNDAFVILDEAQNTTPEQMKMFLTRLGFNSKMVVTGDLTQVDLPTKQTSGLSLVRSILRDVDKIAFVELGSADVVRHRLVADIIDAYARYDAE; this comes from the coding sequence ATGGACACCACACAAACCGTCACAGTTCCAGACCGCATCCCGATGATCAACATCCTCGGTCACAGGGACGAGGTACTGCGCGCATTGGAAAAGGGACTGGAGCCCGCTGTCATCCACGTCCGCGGTCACGACATCCGCGTGTCGGGCCCGGAGGCCGACGTCGCGCTCGCCACCGAGCTGCTCAGCGAGCTGATCTCCGTTGCCGGCGCGGGTGAACACCTGACGGTCGATGCGCTCGAGCGCGCCCTGACTATCCTGCGTTCGGGACTGGCCAAGCCGACGGACCTGCTCAACACCGATATTCTCACCAACCGTGGCAAGACGATACGGCCCAAGACGCTCGGCCAGAAGGCGTACGTCGACGCGATTGACGACAACACGATCGTTTTTGGCATCGGCCCAGCCGGCACTGGCAAGACCTACCTCGCGATGGCGAAAGCGGTAGTTGCCTTGCAGCAAAAACGTGTCTCGCGCATTATCCTCACCCGCCCAGTGGTGGAGGCTGGCGAATCGCTCGGCTACCTGCCCGGCTCCCTCAACGACAAAATCGATCCCTACATGCGCCCGCTTTACGATGCGCTATACGACATGATCGATTCGGACGCGATCCTCAAGCTGCTGGCCGCAGGCACAATCGAGGTGGCACCGCTGGCCTACATGCGTGGACGCACCCTCAACGACGCGTTCGTCATCCTCGATGAAGCGCAAAATACCACGCCTGAGCAGATGAAAATGTTCCTCACTCGGCTCGGTTTTAATTCGAAGATGGTGGTCACGGGGGATCTCACTCAGGTTGACCTGCCAACCAAACAGACTTCGGGGCTGAGCCTCGTGAGAAGCATATTGCGAGACGTCGATAAGATCGCGTTTGTAGAATTAGGATCGGCTGACGTGGTGCGCCATCGACTCGTGGCCGACATCATTGACGCCTACGCACGCTACGACGCCGAGTGA
- the ybeY gene encoding rRNA maturation RNase YbeY produces MIEVNDESGFAPAVGVTEVSELAAYVLAEMRVHPQADLSVLFVDEDTMAVLHMEWMDLPGPTDVMSFPMDEIRPAPLGVDPKPGLLGDIVVCPSVAKKQALKSGHATMEEILLLVTHGILHLLGYDHAEPEEKKEMFDLQRRLLLTFLARKPHDYGSGNIDDIAPTVDDD; encoded by the coding sequence ATGATAGAAGTTAACGACGAATCGGGTTTCGCCCCAGCGGTTGGCGTCACTGAGGTCTCCGAGTTGGCGGCCTACGTCCTTGCCGAGATGCGCGTGCACCCGCAGGCAGACCTGTCGGTGCTGTTCGTGGACGAGGACACGATGGCTGTCCTCCACATGGAGTGGATGGATCTGCCCGGACCTACCGATGTCATGTCATTTCCTATGGATGAGATCCGACCCGCCCCGCTGGGGGTTGATCCGAAGCCGGGCCTGTTGGGAGACATCGTCGTGTGCCCGAGCGTGGCGAAGAAGCAGGCGCTCAAATCCGGGCATGCGACCATGGAAGAGATCCTCCTTCTCGTCACCCACGGCATCTTGCACTTGCTCGGATACGATCACGCTGAGCCGGAAGAAAAGAAAGAGATGTTCGACCTGCAGCGCCGCCTCCTGTTAACCTTCCTGGCGCGTAAACCGCACGATTACGGTTCGGGCAACATTGACGATATCGCCCCCACGGTGGACGATGATTGA